The following are encoded in a window of Rhodocyclaceae bacterium genomic DNA:
- a CDS encoding ABC transporter ATP-binding protein, whose translation MNDVPLLELRGIERRFERPLDLAARIANRFGAGMSAQVVHAVDRVDLALARGEVVGLAGESGCGKSTLARIAAGILEAGSGERLWQGHSIAAMPKAEKTATELKVQMIFQDAFASLDPRMRVDDLIAEAPLAHGLLDRAGKDERVDTLLRQVGLDPAAKRRWPHQFSGGQRSRIGIARALAVSPEVLVCDEAVAALDVSIQAQVLNLFMQLRADLGLTYLFISHDLGVIRHLADRVLIMYLGRIVESAPAEQLFAAPNHPYTQALLTEVPTLALRRRQYQPVRGEIPSPLAPPPGCHFHPRCPHAMPRCAVEAPALREIAPGRRSACHLNDGT comes from the coding sequence ATGAACGACGTCCCGCTGCTCGAACTGCGCGGCATCGAGCGCCGCTTCGAGCGTCCGCTCGACCTGGCCGCGCGCATTGCCAACCGCTTCGGCGCCGGCATGAGCGCGCAGGTGGTACATGCGGTCGACCGGGTCGACCTCGCGCTCGCACGGGGCGAGGTGGTCGGTCTGGCCGGCGAATCCGGCTGCGGCAAGTCGACGCTGGCGCGCATCGCTGCCGGCATCCTGGAAGCCGGAAGCGGCGAACGACTGTGGCAGGGCCACTCGATCGCGGCGATGCCGAAAGCGGAGAAGACCGCCACCGAACTCAAGGTGCAGATGATCTTCCAGGATGCGTTCGCCTCGCTGGACCCACGCATGCGCGTGGACGACCTGATCGCCGAGGCACCGCTCGCGCACGGCCTGCTCGACCGGGCCGGCAAGGACGAACGGGTCGACACCCTGCTGCGCCAGGTCGGGCTCGACCCGGCGGCGAAGCGGCGCTGGCCGCACCAGTTCTCCGGCGGCCAGCGCAGCCGCATCGGCATCGCGCGCGCGCTGGCGGTAAGCCCGGAAGTGCTGGTCTGCGACGAGGCGGTGGCGGCACTCGATGTGTCGATCCAGGCCCAGGTGCTGAACCTGTTCATGCAGCTGCGCGCCGACCTTGGCCTGACCTACCTGTTCATCAGCCACGACCTCGGCGTGATCCGGCACCTGGCCGACCGGGTACTGATCATGTACCTGGGCCGCATCGTCGAGTCTGCCCCCGCAGAGCAGCTGTTCGCGGCGCCGAACCATCCGTACACCCAGGCGCTGCTGACCGAGGTACCGACGCTCGCGCTGCGCCGCCGCCAGTACCAGCCGGTACGCGGCGAGATTCCCTCGCCCCTGGCACCGCCGCCGGGCTGCCATTTCCATCCACGCTGCCCGCATGCGATGCCGCGCTGCGCGGTCGAGGCGCCGGCCCTGCGCGAGATCGCGCCGGGGCGCCGGTCGGCCTGCCATCTGAACGATGGAACCTGA
- a CDS encoding ABC transporter ATP-binding protein, whose amino-acid sequence MRRPLLQVEGLRTGFPSRNGMLHAVDGVDFSLDRGEILGLVGESGSGKSVTGFSILGLVDPPGRILGGRVLLDGVDLASLDEGARRAIRGKRIAMIFQDPMMTLNPVLRIDTQMIEAITAHESVGTAQARDRARAALVQVGIAAPDERLLAYPHQLSGGMRQRVAIAIALVNRPDLIIADEPTTALDVTIQGQILHEMQALVRESGTALVWITHDLSVVAGLADRVCVMYAGRIVEAGPVDAVLDAPHHPYTRGLIDSVPAMNPRGRPLAQIPGNAPSPGDLPPGCVFRTRCTRAIERCGELPPLEAPADARAGSRAARCWNPVPLPAAGTR is encoded by the coding sequence CTGCGCCGGCCGCTGCTGCAGGTCGAGGGCCTGCGCACCGGGTTCCCTTCGCGCAACGGCATGCTGCATGCCGTCGACGGAGTCGACTTCAGCCTCGACCGCGGCGAGATCCTCGGACTTGTCGGCGAGTCGGGATCGGGCAAGAGCGTCACCGGCTTCTCGATCCTCGGGCTGGTCGATCCGCCCGGGCGCATCCTCGGCGGCCGGGTACTGCTCGATGGCGTCGATCTCGCGTCGCTCGACGAGGGCGCACGGCGCGCGATCCGCGGCAAGCGCATCGCGATGATCTTCCAGGATCCGATGATGACGCTCAACCCGGTGCTGCGCATCGACACGCAGATGATCGAGGCAATCACAGCACACGAATCCGTCGGTACGGCGCAGGCGCGCGACCGTGCGCGCGCGGCCCTGGTGCAGGTGGGCATCGCGGCGCCGGACGAACGGCTGCTCGCCTATCCGCACCAGCTCTCCGGCGGCATGCGCCAGCGGGTGGCGATCGCGATCGCACTGGTCAACCGGCCCGACCTGATCATCGCCGACGAGCCGACTACCGCGCTCGACGTGACCATCCAGGGACAGATCCTGCACGAGATGCAGGCACTCGTGCGCGAGTCGGGCACCGCGCTGGTCTGGATCACCCATGACCTGTCGGTGGTCGCGGGGCTGGCCGATCGGGTCTGCGTGATGTACGCCGGGCGTATCGTCGAGGCCGGCCCGGTCGATGCAGTGCTGGATGCACCGCACCATCCCTACACGCGCGGCCTGATCGATTCGGTGCCGGCGATGAACCCGCGCGGCCGGCCGCTGGCGCAGATCCCGGGCAATGCGCCCTCGCCGGGCGACCTGCCGCCGGGTTGCGTGTTCCGGACCCGTTGCACGCGGGCGATCGAGCGTTGCGGGGAGCTGCCGCCACTGGAGGCGCCGGCCGATGCACGCGCCGGGTCGCGTGCGGCACGCTGCTGGAACCCGGTGCCTCTGCCGGCGGCGGGCACGCGATGA